One Pecten maximus chromosome 16, xPecMax1.1, whole genome shotgun sequence DNA window includes the following coding sequences:
- the LOC117344924 gene encoding calmodulin-A-like: MSIEQLKEDQIAEFKEAFSLFDKDGDGTITSKELGTVMRSLGQHPTESDLKDMINEVDTDGNGTIDFPEFLSMMARQVRDGNEDEELVEAFRVFDKDGNGFISASELRHVMLSLGEKLTDEEVDEMIKEADSNGDEQIDYNEFVSIMLKPK; the protein is encoded by the exons TCGATAGAACAACTTAAAGAAGATCAAATAGCAG AGTTTAAGGAAGCATTCAGTCTGTTTGACAAAGATGGCGACGGTACGATCACATCTAAGGAACTAGGAACAGTGATGAGATCTTTAGGCCAACATCCAACAGAGTCGGATCTCAAAGACATGATTAATGAAGTAGACACCGATG GTAACGGTACGATAGATTTCCCAGAATTCTTGTCAATGATGGCAAGACAGGTTCGGGATGGCAACGAAGATGAGGAGCTCGTAGAGGCGTTCCGAGTGTTTGACAAGGATGGTAATGGGTTTATCAGCGCATCCGAACTCCGACACGTCATGCTCAGCCTGGGTGAGAAGCTTACGGATGAGGAGGTGGATGAAATGATCAAGGAAGCGGATTCTAATGGCGACGAACAAATCGACTATAAtg aatTTGTGAGTATAATGTTAAAACCGAAATGA